A genomic segment from Daphnia pulex isolate KAP4 chromosome 5, ASM2113471v1 encodes:
- the LOC124193562 gene encoding uncharacterized protein LOC124193562, with protein sequence MKSTIACAACLLVLAVAAQAQFFGYGGYGGYYGNYGAYPFAGVRATTAYTGIPATAAVPAAYPVAYGYPSISATQYHAQDELGQASFGYAHPGQAASNLRDGFGNQIGSYAYFNPEGKEVRVSYTADSRGFRVQSNNLPVAPVDNSVAPLPVQDTPEVAAAKADHAAAVAVAKSGVAPVTPVATTVALPAQVQDTPEVAAAKAEFAVKFAAAKDAAIPAIRAKRQIYGDDATPFEFRVPIAYFPGGYIFYPPSHYTAPETSLTNPTPGQATA encoded by the exons ATGAAGTCCAcg ATCGCCTGTGCGGCCTGTCTGTTGGTGTTGGCTGTTGCCGCCCAAGCCCAATTCTTCGGATATGGTGGATATGGCGGATACTACGGAAATTACGGTGCCTATCCATTTGCTGGCGTCCGCGCCACCACGGCCTACACCGGAATCCCCGCAACTGCCGCCGTCCCCGCCGCCTATCCCGTCGCTTACGGCTACCCTTCTATCTCCGCCACCCAGTACCACGCCCAGGACGAGCTCGGCCAGGCCAGCTTCGGCTACGCTCACCCCGGACAGGCCGCCAGCAACCTCCGTGACGGTTTCGGCAACCAGATCGGCAGCTACGCTTACTTCAACCCGGAAGGTAAGGAAGTCCGCGTCTCCTACACCGCCGACTCCCGAGGCTTCCGCGTCCAATCCAACAacttgcccgtcgctcccgtcGACAATTCAGTAGCACCCCTCCCGGTCCAGGACACTCCCGAAGTGGCCGCTGCCAAGGCCGATCACGCCGCCGCTGTCGCCGTTGCCAAGTCCGGAGTCGCCCCAGTCACTCCCGTTGCCACCACTGTCGCTCTTCCGGCCCAGGTCCAGGACACTCCCGAGGTGGCCGCTGCCAAGGCGGAATTCGCCGTTAAATTCGCCGCCGCTAAGGACGCCGCTATCCCAGCCATCCGTGCTAAGCGCCAAATCTATGGTGACGATGCAACTCCATTCGAATTTAGAGTGCCCATTGCCTATTTTCCTGGTGGCTATATATTTTACCCACCCTCCCACTACACCGCCCCTGAGACCTCTTTGACCAACCCCACACCCGGCCAAGCAACCGCTTAA
- the LOC124193563 gene encoding cuticle protein 18.7-like, with the protein MKTSVVVVVLMAFAAVSAQIPAGWNYNPFLYYPFTAQPAPVQETAEVAAARAAHLAAHTSAGGSSRVVAVQPVPVVWGQPAGAVLDTPEVWAAKVEHYRAHSAAAAANGVVSTLAPLPVVSWGVPQPVQDTPEVAAARAAHLAAHAAARGKRSVQQQDTPEVMAATLEHYRAYNAAAAANGIMAFLPARYANMPFGMPQQVQETPEVAAARRAHLAAHAHATTRVAKVVVPVQPLPSAVVVAPPQPVQDTPEVHAAKMAFFRAFHEAAVRSG; encoded by the exons ATGAAGACCTCA gttgtcgtcgtcgtcttgatGGCCTTTGCCGCCGTCTCTGCCCAGATCCCGGCCGGTTGGAACTACAATCCATTCCTTTACTACCCATTCACCGCACAACCAGCGCCCGTCCAGGAAACAGCCGAAGTTGCCGCCGCCCGTGCCGCTCACTTGGCAGCCCACACTTCCGCCGGAGGATCCAGCAGGGTGGTCGCCGTTCAACCTGTTCCTGTTGTTTGGGGACAACCAGCAGGTGCCGTTTTGGACACTCCCGAAGTTTGGGCCGCCAAAGTTGAACATTACCGCGCCCActcggccgccgccgctgccaaCGGAGTCGTCTCGACTCTTGCGCCTCTTCCGGTGGTCAGTTGGGGAGTCCCTCAACCCGTCCAAGACACTCCCGAAGTAGCAGCTGCTCGTGCCGCCCACTTGGCAGCCCACGCCGCCGCCCGCGGTAAAAGATCCGTCCAGCAGCAGGACACACCCGAAGTGATGGCCGCCACCCTCGAGCATTACCGGGCCTACAACGCCGCCGCTGCAGCCAACGGAATCATGGCCTTCCTGCCCGCCAGATACGCCAACATGCCATTCGGTATGCCCCAACAGGTCCAGGAGACTCCCGAAGTGGCCGCAGCTCGTCGTGCTCATTTGGCAGCTCACGCTCACGCCACCACCCGAGTAGCGAAAGTGGTGGTTCCCGTTCAGCCGCTTCCATCAGCGGTGGTCGTTGCTCCCCCTCAACCCGTCCAGGACACCCCTGAAGTTCACGCCGCTAAAATGGCCTTTTTCCGCGCCTTTCACGAAGCTGCCGTTCGATCTGGTTAA